In Perca fluviatilis chromosome 19, GENO_Pfluv_1.0, whole genome shotgun sequence, the genomic window tTTAACGacattaaacctttttttcagtttgtttttgctttttccaacatttaaattgttaaattcttattctacacattttcagcgcttatttctgtgtcccatattttctgatataaaacaaaaattgaaaacaaagGTTAACCTATAGGGGGCAGGGACACACCAGCATTGATGCttttaaaggcgctgacacacagACCCGATTATCGTCCGTCGTACGTCGTCAGACAGTccggcgaggtcggtgactggAGTCTGTGCGGTGTGTTCCGTGGCCGATtggacttgttgaatcggccagtgggcagtcggactcaatgaccaatctgattggtggagtgctagcccttgaatAGTGAATCGGTGCGCGAGAAAACCAGAAGTGACGATGGTAAACATACCAGATAAACAGTGATCACACAGTGAACACTGATGGTCTGGGCATAGTCGTCTGGTCTTCCATTCACATGTAACCTTTCATACAGAAACCACATTAATATTACATTATGGGGAACTTGGTGAACACATTCCATGATCTCCTTCCCCATTTACAACTTATTCAGCAATAGGCTGTATAAGGCCAGTCAGTGTTCCATTCCACTGATCCGGATACTGATAAATGCATAATTATGAGATACATTATAATTAAACTTTGCACATTCCATTATGCCCTGACCAAAAACTATGCATTATGTTTCCAACACGACTTTATGGTGATAATGATACAGTAGGCCATTATGATTGAtatgatttttattgatccttCTCAATAATCACAACTGAAACACAAGATATCCTCCTTTACACACGGACAATCTGTCCTATATCTTGCCCCATTGAAAAGCTACTGCACCAGTATCAGACATGAAATAACGACATCGTTCATCCCTGATCTGTTTGGCCCTTACTGTTGCATTGTTGCTTTTTGGCAGGGGGGCTTGTTGTAGGACAGGGTCTTGCCTCCATCTTCCTTCGATAATGTCTCCATCTGGTCCTTCCTGGTCCACAATGTCTGCCATGTATACATCGCTGGCCTCACTCCGTAGAAAGTTATGCAGAGCACAACAAGCCAGGACAATGTACTCCACTGTGACAGTGTCTTGGATGTTGATGGGGGTTAGTAAGACACGGAAGCGGTTGGCCATGATCCCAAATGCATTTTCCACAACGGTCCGAGCTCGCGACAGCCTGTAGTTGAAGATGCGCTGCTCTACAGTGAGCCTGCGGTTGACATATGGCTTCAACAGGTATTCTGTCAACGGAAACGCCTTATCTGCCACAATGCAGTATGGAGCCAGCTGGTCAGAACCTGGAAGCGGTGCAGGGGCAGGGATGTTGGTGGTTCTGTTAACCAGGGCATCTGCTAACGTGCATCCACGAGACCCTCCGCCATCAGAAATTCTTCCATTACAACCGACATCCACATACAGAAACCTGTACGAGCTGTCGACCAGTGCCATGTAGTATATTGATCCAGTCACTGGTGGGGGGCGAATGTTTACGTGTTTCCCATCCAGAGCACCCAGGCAATTTGGGAAGTTCCACTGAGACATGAATCCACTGGATACCTGCTGCCACTCATGCGCTGTGTCTGGGCActgaaaacaagaaaaataacaaaaagtgaATACCAAAGTCTGATCCGTTTATCTGGTTAGAAAAACAGCAGCGTCAGAAAAACCAACAACATGCATGTTTGCAACAAAAGTAGGATACGTATACGTATTTTACGGCTCGATGACTGATGTTGACACAAGATACTGTATATCACACATACCTTCAGATATTTCTCTCTTAAGACCTGGTAGATGGCGTGACAGGTTTCAGGGACGATTTGCCGAATTGTGGAGACCCCCATTCGAAACAGAAATGAAAGACTCTTGAAGCTTTCCCCTGCAATTATAAACGAAAAAGTGACTTTGTTGATTATACGGAAGAGCTCCTGTATAGGCTCCGAGAAAGGAACCgaaaaaactgaaagaaaaaaacaaaccaatagCTTACCTGTTGCGAGGAAGCGCAGCGTGACCGCCAGACGTTCACCGACAGGTACACAATCACGGTAATTGGTGCTGCACCCCTGGATATTCGGTGTGACCAGTTCCTCCAACATGTGGAACTGGGCAGGAAAGAGCCGAGCGAAATTTTTCAAATCATATGGCTCGTCCATCTCCAGTTCCCGACACAAATTCGGGAGAGCTCCCCGAGCCTGTCGCTGTGAGATCAACGACTTCGCCCGCTTAGTGCGGTTTCTCCTTATTTTTCGCCTGCGACGTCTTTCTTTTTCCACAAGAAGAAGCCCGAGAGCTGCCAACGCCAGTATCTTCATATTACTAGCCATCGTATTTCCTTCCattcagcgagtaatgacaacaactaTCCTTCCTGACCACTATCaacactctctgatgaaaaccATAGACATTATACAAAGATGttccgtcatttccggttttcattttttgcgAGACAATAGCATACTGGACAATAGGACatattagcgccgcctgctgttatggagacgtattatgtTTTAGGTACTGTGGAGTTAGAATCATGCCAaaacctctctcacacacacacacacacacacacacacacacacacacacacacacaaaacgtgttttactcacgcccaacgattcacaaacaaactcggtatggtttgcaaatacaaaacatcattcacaaactaatgcattttgttctgcaaataagaaacctacctatcaaacaaatacagGATGTTTTACGCATACAAAGAAACGTATttcttcaatgacaaaaaatatcctgcaagtacaaactaaaatctttcaagtacaaaaaaaaatctttcaagtacaaaaaaaatccttcaagtacaaaaaaaatccttaaagtacaaaacaaattctacaagTACGAAACAAATTCTACAAGTACGAAACACTGTCACGTGACTGTTGGCACTAATTTTCCGCCTTGctgatccacacacaaatgccctcagatccacacacaaatgcaggtacattttctaacaaatgtcctgtaatttgcactccacaacagcaggtggcgctgttAAATCTATTTAGGCCTACCaggaccatagatatatacacgcggatttttttaaacgttattacggtgcataacttactggaacaaagctgagcaacgtgttgttgctggtgacaaaaccactgattatatagctgtatattgaagcgatgctggcgttaaagacccgctgatcgttgtctgattctctgaaatgaatgccggcattgcattgtgggaaatcggCTTTGCATGCGCCCAACTCTGATCATAtctgttctgtcttacagcatactgtaatatttcaccagtaataagaccaaaataatattattaaaataaagaaatgcatactatGATAATATCTAcatgtaattatggtcagatattgtgcctgactgatggggaagtgatattgataagccaTGTGATTTATATGGAGTTAGAATCATgccaaaacctcacacacacacacacacacacacacacacacacacacacacacacacacacacacacacaaaacgtgttttactcacgcccaacgattcacaaacaaactcagtgtggtttgcaaatacgaaacatcattcacaaactaatgcattttgttctgcaaataagaaacctacctatcaagcaaatacagtatgttttacgcaTACAAAGAAacgttaaaaacaaaacaaagcaccGTAATAACGTTTTAAAAAATCTGCGTGTATATAAATTACAGGACATTTGTTAGAAAATTtacctgcatttgtgtgtggatctgagggcatttgtgtgtggatcagCAAGGCGGAAAATTAGTGCCAAAAGTCACGTGACAGTTTTTCgtacttgaaggatttttttttcgtACTTGTAGAATCTGTTTTGTaattgaaggattttttttttgtacttgaaggatttttttttgtacttgaaagatttttttttgtacttgaaagattttagtttgtacttgcaggatattttttgtcattgaagaaATACGTTTCTTTGTAtgcgtaaaacatactgtatttgtttgataggtaggtttcttatttgcagaacaaaatgcattagtttgtgaatgatgtttcgtatttgcaaaccacactgagtttgtttgtgaatcgttgggcgtgagtaaaacacgttttgtgtgtgtgtgtgtgtgtgtgtgtgtgtgtgtgtgtgtgtgtgtgtgtgtgtgtgtgtgtgtgtgtgtgtgtgtgtgtgaggttttggcATGATTCTAACTCCATATTTTACCCCTCTGAAATTGACGATACCTTCGAATGTTACCAACTGTCCTGTGGGAGGGAGCAATGTGGGCCGCAAGCCACCTAGTCTACCGGaattcagaagaagaagaagcatttCCACAactttacttcttccaaccgcTTCCAACGGGCCGTAAACGCAACACCGAATTTCTTCTTTGTGGGATCTCACATGTGCCGCCGCCAACCTCCGGCAGCGGTTTTTATGATCGCCACAGAGCCTTCAACACCTGACTGTGTCCCTCTAATACCCTCCGTCATGTCAGAGTCGCTGCGGGGCTTTGTCACTGAGCGGCTCGCGGTGGCAGCACAGGAGATTTTGGGTTTGGTGGAGAAAACGATCGCTGACTACCGGGAAGAGGTTTTTCGGTCAAAGAGAGAGATCCTGCAGCTGCGCAGACAGCTGGACGAGAGGAGATCCGAAAGCATCGCTGCTGCAGGTCTGAAGGTTTCTGTCTCTGTATAACGTTAGACCTTTTCAGAGCcgttcagtctctctctcttaacGGCTCTGGACCTTTCCAATGGAATCCCATGGTTACAGCCCCGGCCCCTTGTTTACTTCCTGTCAGTTCACTGCAACAGGAAATCCACTTGGGGCCATTaagaatgtttatgtttacagcTGTGATATGGTATATGGTATATAGTAGTGCTCGACTATTAATCAAAAAGTAGGCCTAATCGAAACCGAAATTCTGAACCTCTAACATATGTAACTTTCCGATGTAATttagtaatttatttttttaaatcctgttAATACTATCTCCTTAAAAACATACTGCTACCACCGCGTATAGTCACGTGACTCTGCCCCGTCCAGTCTGcagcatgacacacacacaccacacacacacacacacacacacacacacacacacacacacacacacacacacacacacacacacacacacacacacacacacaggatttaaatcatgcaaaagaaaaagatgaatTCCTGCACCTGTCAGCACCAAATTAGAGATAGAACATTTAGGTCACTGGCCTTTATGAGGCATAAAATAAtaagaaacacaaaaatatcTATACAAGAATCACAGGTTTCAACACCATATCAAAAGGAAAACACCTGAGAAAAATACAACATCATTAAGGGATAAAAATGAGACAAACCATATGTGATTATGTCAGTGATGTTCCCAATCAGAACCGACagtcagaaaatgaaaaatgactgACAGGAATTGAGAATGAGAGCTGAAACTCTGCATATTTTTATTCCAGTGCTTAACTAATTTACAAGATCTGAGTAAAATGTTGTTTCATGTTCAACAGATGGACCCAAAGTGTCAGAAGAGATGTTTCCCCCTCAGCAGGAGTGGAATCCCAACACGGAGCCGCAGCAGAGCCAAGATCTATTTTTCCAGCAGatcaaagaggaaaaaatggagCTCACAGCGACGCTGGAGGCCGCTCCCTCCCACTGTGTGCAACAACTTTATAGTAATACAGAAGGAACTGCCAACTGCCAGGACTCTTCATCACAATACTCTGTTGCCGCACGTGTAaataaagaagaggaagagtggAAGCTAGACATGACTGCAAACTGCCAGGACTCTGCATCAGAATACTCTGCTGCAcatttagataaagaagaagagTGGAAGCTAGACATGACAGCTAACTGCCAGGACTCTTCATCAAACTactctgctgctgcacatgtaaatgaagaagaagaagaagacgaagaagaagaagaagaagagtggaAGCTAGACATGACTCCAGCTCACAACAGTCATGAAGCCTCCTGTCAGGCTGCCTCTGTTTCTCCAGAGTACCTTGGCTCACAGGAAGTGCCCAGTGATAGTGTCTGCAACTTCTGTGGAGACATATTTGAGACCAAAGAAATTTTATCAGATCACTTACAATCTCACGCTGAAGTCAAGTTCTGTCACATTTGTTGTGCTTGCTTTCTAAAGGATGTTGACCTCATAAGACACGTGGGTGAGAGCCACCCCGGAGAGAAGCCTTTTAAGTGCAACGAATGCGGAAAGGCGTTCCTGCGTAAAGACTACCTTGTGGTGCACCTGCGGACCCACACGGGAGAGAAACCTTACAAGTGTCCGTTCTGTGGCAAATCTTTCGCCCAGAGAACCTACCTGTGTGTTCATCAGAGGATCCACACTGGCGAAAAACCCTATGGTTGCAGGGTCTGCGGAAAACGTTTTGGCAGCAGCACAGCAGCGAGACATTGTGTGAAATATCATAGAGCTAACGCAGTAAACAGCTAAAGAGTTACTAGTAAGTCTACTGTGCAGGCACATATTGGAAAATGAGGAAATTGTTTGGCAAACGGCAATTTGATGAGAGTTCAATACAAAACaagttgtctttttttaaaagtgtgtaAATTAAAAGTCACATAGTAGAAGTGTGCCAGCTGACTCTAAGGTCTCTTTAGTGCagactgtatgttttttttttgtaaaggaaATTGTACTGGGTTAGCTAGAGGTTGCCCCTTAAAGGAGCAGAGTTAATGGCTTTAGTACATTCGCTAAAaatcagggttagggttacttgGCCTATGTTATCGCTGCTGCTACGTTAAATCGATATTTCACtatattttgttgcattttcTTTCGTTTATTAATCACTTACAttgtaataaaacatatttttcactTCACTTGTATGTAaataatatttgtgaatttcctGAAAACATGGAAACAGCAGCAACTTGGGGGTGGCCAAAGTGTTCAATGCCAATAACCGCCGGCGGTCATCAGAATGCTAAACTGCAATGGCCCAATATCCAGATTTCTTGTAAATATATTGAGCTATACAGGTACCAATTTTGGTGCTTTTATCACAAAATGAACAATAGGTTAGCTATGCTGTCATACTATAGTaattcttttgtatttttaaattaatatatacttattttgttaatttttgtgtatttcatgtagttgttcatttattttttttaccagtggTGAAAAGTAACTATGTATATTGCACTGTACAACATGTATTTGATAACTTGCAGATTCAGATTGACTGCTGAATGCTACAACACATAAATCAACTACAAGCTGTATTATAGATAAAACTACCCACCCACCCAGCTgtatataaagtaattaaaatgagctccacctATACCAACCAAGTGAGGTACACTTAATACATCAACAATTATAATCCAATtatataattttctgatattgGTCATTCTCCATTATGAGCTATGAGTGGCCTACTTTTACCTGCAGTTCTTTAAAATAGCCTATACAGTATCTTCGTTCGTATTCTCCTTACTAAAATATCTGTTAGCTTAACGTTAACACCTTTTCACAACATTTCTCCGGTAGTTTGGGACTACTTTTGCTGTGCGCATACGCCATGAAGGGAACCAACCTGAGCGGCTGAAGCTATGGCTGTTTGCCCTGAACGTAGATCTAAACACTGCTCGGACCATATCTCTGGCCCTGGACGAGCTGAAGAAAATGTATTGTATGCTCAGAGCATTTTGTCCCGGAGGACTACACAGTTAACGGACAACCGAGTACCGAAACGATGCACCGTTTCATGCTATTTTGAAATGCGGATTGCACATCTCAATAGGCTACCTTAAAAAACCAAGAAGCTTCCCATGTTGCTCATTCaagctgacttttttttttattgttttaatctaAAGGAACATAAAAAgtacaacttttttttgtttaatactTTGTCTTCAGAAAAATAAAGGTAACATAGATCAAGTCATTTAGTAGACATAGCTAGAGCCATGAAGTGTGCATTTAAGGCGCTGTTAAGAATGCACCCTGTGCGTCATGACATTAAACCGGAAGAACTAAATCAAGTGGTCCCATCCATAGACATAATAGTCTATggtcccatccatccatcccattGTTGGTGAATGTGGCTTTCAGTTCCTGAGGAGTTGATTTCTTTATTGAAAGTCAGTGTGCCACCCTCTGGCTACATTTACCGGTAACGTTAAGCCGCCCGGTGCTCCATCATGTCGGGGACGCAGCTGCTCAGACTGCTGGTCAACGAGCGACTGGCAGCGGCTACCGAGGACATCTTTGGACTGGTTGAGAAGACGATAGCGGAGTATCGGGACGAAGCTGTCCGCTCCAAGAGAAAAATGATCCATCTGAAACAGCAGATCCAGCAGCTGACCGTTTTACAGTCTGAAGTAACGTTAGTCAGAGCAGGTTTGTGTCTAATGTAAAGTTAGACTCTAGCTAGCCGGTTGACATATAGCTAGCTGAAAAGCGTTGCTTGGCAACAGAGTGGctatattgatattattttttgaaatacagcatccatacagaaacaaatacaacaacccccacacacacacacacacacacacacagacacacacacaccctaaaaCAAAACTCACCACTAACAGATTTGCCTGGGTTGCACATATAAGATGTATTGTGCATTTTAGGAAGAAACGAAATGAACCTACCAACAATAACAAATAGAAGGTACAAACAAGGTTATGTTTTGATGAATCGGCCCATGTTGTACTTCACTACTTCATGTGACTAAGATTGGAGCTCAACAGCTGGAGGGAAGCAACTTCATGAACACAAATTAAACTTTAAtggttgaaaaataaaaacaaggttGATGCTCCACCTTTGGTCGTTTGAGCACACATCCTACTTGcacttgtataaatatatttgtgataAACATTACCTGGTTATTTAATTAGTTATAACATATgtcctttctctgtcttttagACATCCTGTCAGTCTCTGAGGAGATTTTGCCAGACCAGCTTCCCAATGTGGAGGAAAATGAGACCCGTGACTCTCAGCAGGTCAAACAGGAGCAGGTGGATTGGCGTCTCGGTCCACACGTGGAGGCGGGTACTTCCAACGATGCTGAAGTCAGACATCCTAAATCAGAACCAACCGCTAACTGTGAGCTGTTCCCGTCTTTCACGGCTGAAACTGTGAGCGTAAACGCAAACATAGATGACCAATGGAATGAACCAGATGATACGGCGTCGCCTCGTCATAGTCAGCAGGTGCATCGGTGTATCATTCCAGACCTGAAGGGTGACTCGTCCCAGGATGTAAATGTCAGACTAACCGAATCAGATAAAACTGCTCAGTCAGACTGCCAGCTCTTCCCAACTTTCGGCACTATACCTCTATACCTGAATGATGATCGATGGAATGGGGGTCCCAGTGACGCTGCTTTAACAGAGCAGGAACACGGCCA contains:
- the LOC120547905 gene encoding protein ALP1-like — translated: MEGNTMASNMKILALAALGLLLVEKERRRRRKIRRNRTKRAKSLISQRQARGALPNLCRELEMDEPYDLKNFARLFPAQFHMLEELVTPNIQGCSTNYRDCVPVGERLAVTLRFLATGESFKSLSFLFRMGVSTIRQIVPETCHAIYQVLREKYLKCPDTAHEWQQVSSGFMSQWNFPNCLGALDGKHVNIRPPPVTGSIYYMALVDSSYRFLYVDVGCNGRISDGGGSRGCTLADALVNRTTNIPAPAPLPGSDQLAPYCIVADKAFPLTEYLLKPYVNRRLTVEQRIFNYRLSRARTVVENAFGIMANRFRVLLTPINIQDTVTVEYIVLACCALHNFLRSEASDVYMADIVDQEGPDGDIIEGRWRQDPVLQQAPLPKSNNATVRAKQIRDERCRYFMSDTGAVAFQWGKI
- the LOC120547906 gene encoding zinc finger protein OZF-like, which translates into the protein MCRRQPPAAVFMIATEPSTPDCVPLIPSVMSESLRGFVTERLAVAAQEILGLVEKTIADYREEVFRSKREILQLRRQLDERRSESIAAADGPKVSEEMFPPQQEWNPNTEPQQSQDLFFQQIKEEKMELTATLEAAPSHCVQQLYSNTEGTANCQDSSSQYSVAARVNKEEEEWKLDMTANCQDSASEYSAAHLDKEEEWKLDMTANCQDSSSNYSAAAHVNEEEEEDEEEEEEEWKLDMTPAHNSHEASCQAASVSPEYLGSQEVPSDSVCNFCGDIFETKEILSDHLQSHAEVKFCHICCACFLKDVDLIRHVGESHPGEKPFKCNECGKAFLRKDYLVVHLRTHTGEKPYKCPFCGKSFAQRTYLCVHQRIHTGEKPYGCRVCGKRFGSSTAARHCVKYHRANAVNS